The following proteins are co-located in the Mobula birostris isolate sMobBir1 chromosome 26, sMobBir1.hap1, whole genome shotgun sequence genome:
- the sirt6 gene encoding NAD-dependent protein deacylase sirtuin-6 isoform X2, whose product MSVNYAAGLSHYEHKGKCGLPESFDSPEELDRKALELADLVRNASYLVVHTGAGISTSSGIPDFRGPRGVWTMEEQGLEPKFDTTFEEARPSKTHMALVALQRVGIIKYVISQNVDGLHVRSGFPRDKLSELHGNMFVEECTKCGKQYVRDSVVGTMGLKLTGRLCDVEKARGLRACRGKLRDTILDWEDSLPERDLSLADEACRKSDVAITLGSSLQIKPSGNLPFNTKKKGGKLVIVNLQATKLDRYSDLRIFGYVDEVISKLMKHLGIEIPEWEGPQVVETANSIKQEMGNHLPVKEDLDSKPKVEVKQQNRDTEEEGTSGLEPLASISPKSNGCFKQDCQDVDSNTFETKRIKLEPVMV is encoded by the exons ATGTCCGTCAACTACGCGGCGGGGCTATCGCATTACGAGCATAAGGGCAAGTGCGGCTTGCCCGAG AGTTTTGATTCCCCTGAGGAACTCGATAGGAAGGCGTTGGAGTTGGCTGATCTAGTACGGAACGCCTCTTATTTGGTGGTGCATACTGGAGCTGGGATCAGCACATCCTCGGGAATTCCTGACTTTAG GGGACCTCGTGGTGTCTGGACGATGGAGGAGCAGGGCCTGGAGCCCAAATTCGACACCACTTTTGAGGAAGCCAGGCCTTCAAAGACTCATATGGCACTTGTGGCTCTTCAGAGGGTCGGCATTATCAAGTACGTGATCAGCCAGAATGTAGACGGGCTTCATGTACGGTCAGGATTTCCCAG GGACAAGCTTTCTGAGCTGCACGGTAATATGTTTGTGGAAGAATGCACCAAATGCGGCAA ACAGTATGTTCGAGATTCAGTAGTTGGCACCATGGGACTGAAATTAACTGGCCGATTGTGCGATGTTGAAAAGGCCAGAGGTCTTCGAGCATGCAG AGGAAAATTACGAGATACCATTTTGGACTGGGAAGATTCATTACCTGAACGGGACCTCAGTTTGGCAGATGAAGCCTGCAG GAAGTCTGATGTGGCCATTACGTTGGGGAGCTCCCTTCAAATCAAACCGAGCGGCAATCTGCCCTTTAATACAAAAAAGAAAGGCGGAAAGCTGGTTATTGTTAATCTGCAAGCCACCAAGCTA GATAGATATTCAGACCTCCGGATATTTGGTTATGTTGATGAAGTTATCAGCAAATTAATGAAACACCTTGGTATTGAAATCCCTGAATGGGAAGGACCCCAAGTGGTGGAGACAGCAAATTCAATCAAACAGGAAATGGGAAACCACCTTCCAGTGAAAGAAGATCTGGACAGTAAACCCAAAGTTGAGGTCAAACAGCAAAATAGAGACACTGAAGAAGAGGGGACAAGTGGCCTGGAACCTCTGGCATCAATCTCCCCAAAGTCCAATGGCTGCTTCAAACAAGATTGCCAAGATGTGGATTCCAATACTTTTGAGACTAAGCGCATCAAGCTTGAGCCGGTCATGGTGTGA
- the sirt6 gene encoding NAD-dependent protein deacylase sirtuin-6 isoform X1: protein MKSLIPRAGAAETEELREADGIFARDRSFDSPEELDRKALELADLVRNASYLVVHTGAGISTSSGIPDFRGPRGVWTMEEQGLEPKFDTTFEEARPSKTHMALVALQRVGIIKYVISQNVDGLHVRSGFPRDKLSELHGNMFVEECTKCGKQYVRDSVVGTMGLKLTGRLCDVEKARGLRACRGKLRDTILDWEDSLPERDLSLADEACRKSDVAITLGSSLQIKPSGNLPFNTKKKGGKLVIVNLQATKLDRYSDLRIFGYVDEVISKLMKHLGIEIPEWEGPQVVETANSIKQEMGNHLPVKEDLDSKPKVEVKQQNRDTEEEGTSGLEPLASISPKSNGCFKQDCQDVDSNTFETKRIKLEPVMV, encoded by the exons atgaaaagcctcatcccgagagcaggtgcggcggagacggaggaattgcgagaagcggatggcatttttgcaagagacagg AGTTTTGATTCCCCTGAGGAACTCGATAGGAAGGCGTTGGAGTTGGCTGATCTAGTACGGAACGCCTCTTATTTGGTGGTGCATACTGGAGCTGGGATCAGCACATCCTCGGGAATTCCTGACTTTAG GGGACCTCGTGGTGTCTGGACGATGGAGGAGCAGGGCCTGGAGCCCAAATTCGACACCACTTTTGAGGAAGCCAGGCCTTCAAAGACTCATATGGCACTTGTGGCTCTTCAGAGGGTCGGCATTATCAAGTACGTGATCAGCCAGAATGTAGACGGGCTTCATGTACGGTCAGGATTTCCCAG GGACAAGCTTTCTGAGCTGCACGGTAATATGTTTGTGGAAGAATGCACCAAATGCGGCAA ACAGTATGTTCGAGATTCAGTAGTTGGCACCATGGGACTGAAATTAACTGGCCGATTGTGCGATGTTGAAAAGGCCAGAGGTCTTCGAGCATGCAG AGGAAAATTACGAGATACCATTTTGGACTGGGAAGATTCATTACCTGAACGGGACCTCAGTTTGGCAGATGAAGCCTGCAG GAAGTCTGATGTGGCCATTACGTTGGGGAGCTCCCTTCAAATCAAACCGAGCGGCAATCTGCCCTTTAATACAAAAAAGAAAGGCGGAAAGCTGGTTATTGTTAATCTGCAAGCCACCAAGCTA GATAGATATTCAGACCTCCGGATATTTGGTTATGTTGATGAAGTTATCAGCAAATTAATGAAACACCTTGGTATTGAAATCCCTGAATGGGAAGGACCCCAAGTGGTGGAGACAGCAAATTCAATCAAACAGGAAATGGGAAACCACCTTCCAGTGAAAGAAGATCTGGACAGTAAACCCAAAGTTGAGGTCAAACAGCAAAATAGAGACACTGAAGAAGAGGGGACAAGTGGCCTGGAACCTCTGGCATCAATCTCCCCAAAGTCCAATGGCTGCTTCAAACAAGATTGCCAAGATGTGGATTCCAATACTTTTGAGACTAAGCGCATCAAGCTTGAGCCGGTCATGGTGTGA
- the sirt6 gene encoding NAD-dependent protein deacylase sirtuin-6 isoform X3, which produces MEEQGLEPKFDTTFEEARPSKTHMALVALQRVGIIKYVISQNVDGLHVRSGFPRDKLSELHGNMFVEECTKCGKQYVRDSVVGTMGLKLTGRLCDVEKARGLRACRGKLRDTILDWEDSLPERDLSLADEACRKSDVAITLGSSLQIKPSGNLPFNTKKKGGKLVIVNLQATKLDRYSDLRIFGYVDEVISKLMKHLGIEIPEWEGPQVVETANSIKQEMGNHLPVKEDLDSKPKVEVKQQNRDTEEEGTSGLEPLASISPKSNGCFKQDCQDVDSNTFETKRIKLEPVMV; this is translated from the exons ATGGAGGAGCAGGGCCTGGAGCCCAAATTCGACACCACTTTTGAGGAAGCCAGGCCTTCAAAGACTCATATGGCACTTGTGGCTCTTCAGAGGGTCGGCATTATCAAGTACGTGATCAGCCAGAATGTAGACGGGCTTCATGTACGGTCAGGATTTCCCAG GGACAAGCTTTCTGAGCTGCACGGTAATATGTTTGTGGAAGAATGCACCAAATGCGGCAA ACAGTATGTTCGAGATTCAGTAGTTGGCACCATGGGACTGAAATTAACTGGCCGATTGTGCGATGTTGAAAAGGCCAGAGGTCTTCGAGCATGCAG AGGAAAATTACGAGATACCATTTTGGACTGGGAAGATTCATTACCTGAACGGGACCTCAGTTTGGCAGATGAAGCCTGCAG GAAGTCTGATGTGGCCATTACGTTGGGGAGCTCCCTTCAAATCAAACCGAGCGGCAATCTGCCCTTTAATACAAAAAAGAAAGGCGGAAAGCTGGTTATTGTTAATCTGCAAGCCACCAAGCTA GATAGATATTCAGACCTCCGGATATTTGGTTATGTTGATGAAGTTATCAGCAAATTAATGAAACACCTTGGTATTGAAATCCCTGAATGGGAAGGACCCCAAGTGGTGGAGACAGCAAATTCAATCAAACAGGAAATGGGAAACCACCTTCCAGTGAAAGAAGATCTGGACAGTAAACCCAAAGTTGAGGTCAAACAGCAAAATAGAGACACTGAAGAAGAGGGGACAAGTGGCCTGGAACCTCTGGCATCAATCTCCCCAAAGTCCAATGGCTGCTTCAAACAAGATTGCCAAGATGTGGATTCCAATACTTTTGAGACTAAGCGCATCAAGCTTGAGCCGGTCATGGTGTGA